One region of Quercus lobata isolate SW786 chromosome 2, ValleyOak3.0 Primary Assembly, whole genome shotgun sequence genomic DNA includes:
- the LOC115976920 gene encoding ARF guanine-nucleotide exchange factor GNOM-like: MGHLNPQFGTNSSNGLREESPIKPSRGALACMINFEIGAVLAVMRRNVRWGVRYVADDDQLEHSLIHSLKELRKQIFSWQHQWQYIDPAVYLRPFLDVIRSDETGAPITGVALSSVYKILSLDILDLDTVNVGDAMHLIVDAVTSCRFEVTDPGSEEVVLMKILQVLLACMKSKASVRLNNQHVCNIVNTCFRVVHQASSKGELLQRIARHTMHELVRCIFSHLPDIDTTEHALTNGSRSYVREEVGLADEDHTSESKQLENGNVGIESDGQSSTYASKDHMGTSDGGMNDSGMSEKITEVSNGVEASKNDESLLMEPFGVPCMVEIFHFLCSLLNVSEHIEFGPRSNPIAYDEDVPLFALGLINSAIELAGPSISKHPQLLAIVQDGLFLNLMQFGLSMSPLILSTVCSIVLNLYHHLRTELKVQLEAFLSCVLLRLSQSKHGLSYQQQEVAMEALVDFCRQQTFMAEMFANFDCDVTCSNVFEELVNLLSKSAFPVNGPLSAMHIVALDGLISMVQGMAESVGNEPFTSEPAVDDEGYTPFWRMECESYSDPNCWVPFVRKMKYIKKRLMVGADHFNRDPKKGLEFLQGMNLLPEKLDPQSVAHVFRYTTGLDKNLIGDYLGNHDDFCIQVLHEFARTFDFQDMNLDIALRLFVGTFRLPGESQKIQRVLEAFAERYYEQSPHILINKDAALLLSYSLILLNTDQHNSQVKKKMTEEDFIRNNRKINGGKDLPREVLSELYHSICENEIQMVPDQSTGSPMMTSSCWINVIHKSQKSSPFIICDSRDLLNHDMFAILSGPTIAAMSVVFDQAEQEDVLQTCVDGFLAVAKIAASYHLDDVLDDLVVSLCKFTTLLTPLSVEEAFFALGDDIKARMATTTVFTIANRYGDYIRSSWKNILECVLSLHKLGLLPARLASDAVDDIEPPSDLDRGKPATTSLATPNMPSITTRKSSGLMGRFSQLLSFDVEEPRSQPTEEELASQQRTRETIQTFHIDSIFTESKFLQAESLLQLVKALILAAGQLRKGTSYYEDESTAVFCLELLIAITLNNRDRIMLIWQGVYEHISDIVQSTIMPCTLVEKAVFGLLKICQRLLPYKENLTDELLRSLHLVLKLDARVADAYCEHITQEVLRLVKANSAHIRSNAGWRTIISLLSITARHPEASDVGFEALAFIMSDGTHLLPSNYVLCVDAARQFAESRVGEVDRSVSALDLMAGSVVCLVSWSCEMNSVGEEAAKKVNQDIGEMWLRLVQGLRKVCLDQREEVRNHSILMLQRSLAGVDGIHLSNALWLQCFDQVIFTLLDDLLEITVGNSPKDYRNMEGTLVLAMKLMSKVFLQLLLDLWQLPSFCKLWLGVLNRMERYMSAKFRGRRSEKIHELIPELLKNTLFVMKTTGLLVPSDTIDGDSFWQLTWLHVKNITPSLQSEVFPPQELEQLQAKQLKEAGIPAPDGAVLVQSSETTV; encoded by the exons ATGGGGCACCTAAATCCACAGTTTGGAACCAATTCATCTAATGGTCTAAGGGAGGAATCTCCCATTAAGCCTTCCAGAGGTGCTTTGGCATGTATGATTAATTTCGAAATAGGTGCTGTTTTGGCTGTGATGCGAAGAAATGTACGGTGGGGAGTTCGTTATGTGGCAGATGATGATCAGCTAGAGCACTCACTCATCCATTCCTTGAAAGAATTACGGAAGCAAATTTTTTCTTGGCAACATCAGTGGCAATATATTGACCCAGCTGTGTACTTGCGGCCATTTTTGGATGTCATACGATCTGATGAAACCGGTGCACCAATCACTGGAGTTGCATTGTCATCTGTTTACAAGATATTGAGCCTTGACATACTTGATCTTGATACTGTGAATGTAGGAGATGCTATGCATTTGATAGTTGATGCTGTTACAAGCTGCCGGTTTGAGGTAACTGATCCTGGCTCTGAAGAAGTGGTGCTAATGAAGATACTTCAGGTTCTTCTAGCTTGCATGAAGAGTAAAGCATCAGTTAGGCTGAACAACCAGCATGTGTGCAATATTGTAAATACGTGCTTTCGTGTAGTTCATCAGGCTAGCTCTAAAGGTGAATTGTTGCAGCGGATAGCACGCCATACTATGCATGAATTAGTTAGGTGTATTTTTTCTCACCTGCCTGATATTGACACCACGGAACATGCATTGACTAATGGAAGCAGGTCATATGTCCGTGAAGAG GTGGGATTAGCAGATGAGGATCATACATCTGAAAGTAAGCAGCTAGAAAATGGCAATGTTGGCATTGAATCTGATGGTCAATCATCCACATATGCTTCAAAGGATCACATGGGTACTTCGGATGGTGGGATGAATGACAGTGGGATGAGTGAGAAAATAACTGAGGTTAGTAATGGAGTGGAGGCTTCTAAAAATGATGAAAGCCTTCTGATGGAACCCTTTGGGGTTCCATGCATGGTCGAGATATTTCatttcttgtgttctttgttGAATGTCAGTGAGCACATTGAGTTTGGCCCCAGATCGAATCCTATAGCATATGATGAAGATGTTCCCTTATTTGCACTGGGGTTAATTAACTCAGCTATTGAATTGGCTGGGCCCTCAATCAGTAAACACCCCCAGTTATTGGCTATTGTTCAAGATGGGTTGTTTCTTAATCTTATGCAGTTTGGTTTGTCCATGAGTCCACTGATTCTCTCAACAGTATGCAGCATTGTTCTTAATCTGTATCATCATTTACGAACTGAGCTCAAAGTACAGCTTGAAGCTTTCTTGTCATGTGTGCTTTTAAGGCTTTCCCAAAGTAAACATGGTTTGTCATACCAACAGCAGGAGGTTGCTATGGAGGCTCTAGTTGACTTCTGCAGACAGCAGACATTTATGGCAGAGATGTTTGCAAATTTTGATTGTGATGTAACCTGCAGTAATGTGTTTGAAGAGCTTGTTAACCTGTTATCAAAAAGCGCATTTCCTGTGAATGGACCTTTATCTGCAATGCACATTGTTGCCCTGGATGGCTTAATTTCCATGGTTCAGGGCATGGCTGAGAGCGTAGGGAACGAACCATTTACTTCAGAGCCTGCGGTAGATGATGAGGGATATACACCGTTTTGGAGAATGGAATGTGAGAGCTATAGTGACCCTAATTGTTGGGTTCCATTTGTCCGTAAGATGAAGTACATCAAGAAAAGGTTGATGGTTGGAGCAGATCACTTTAATAGGGATCCTAAGAAAGGTCTAGAATTTCTTCAAGGAATGAATTTGTTGCCTGAGAAACTTGACCCTCAGAGTGTGGCACACGTTTTCAGATACACAACTGGGTTAGATAAGAATCTTATTGGGGATTATCTGGGAAATCATGATGATTTCTGCATACAGGTGCTTCATGAATTTGCTAGGACTTTTGATTTCCAAGACATGAATTTAGATATTGCATTGCGTCTTTTCGTGGGAACTTTTAGATTGCCTGGAGAATCACAAAAAATACAGAGGGTGCTTGAGGCATTTGCAGAAAGATATTATGAGCAGTCACCGCATATATTGATCAACAAAGATGCCGCTCTCTTGTTGTCATATTCACTTATATTGCTCAACACAGATCAACACAATTCTCAGGTAAAGAAAAAGATGACTGAAGAAGACTTTATCCGTAACAATAGGAAAATCAATGGTGGGAAAGATCTTCCTCGTGAGGTCCTATCTGAGCTGTATCACTCAATCTGTGAGAATGAAATCCAGATGGTCCCAGACCAAAGTACTGGGTCTCCAATGATGACATCAAGCTGTTGGATTAATGTGATTCACAAATCCCAAAAATCCTCCCCATTTATCATCTGTGATTCAAGAGACCTCCTCAACCATGATATGTTTGCTATCCTGTCAGGTCCAACAATCGCTGCTATGTCGGTGGTTTTTGATCAGGCAGAACAGGAGGATGTTTTACAAACATGTGTTGATGGATTCTTGGCTGTTGCCAAAATTGCAGCAAGCTATCACCTTGATGATGTATTGGATGATTTGGTCGTTTCTCTCTGTAAATTCACAACCCTCTTGACTCCCTTATCCGTTGAAGAAGCTTTTTTTGCTCTTGGAGATGACATTAAAGCCAGGATGGCAACCACAACAGTGTTCACCATAGCAAATAGGTATGGTGATTATATCCGTTCTAGCTGGAAGAACATACTGGAATGCGTCTTAAGCTTGCACAAGCTTGGCCTTCTACCTGCTCGGTTGGCTAGTGATGCGGTTGATGATATAGAGCCCCCATCTGACTTAGACCGGGGGAAACCTGCTACTACATCCTTGGCAACACCAAATATGCCATCTATCACTACTCGTAAATCATCTGGCCTTATGGGCCGGTTCAGCCAGCTCTTATCATTTGATGTGGAGGAGCCAAGGTCACAACCAACAGAGGAAGAACTTGCTTCTCAGCAACGCACTCGTGAGACTATACAGACTTTCCACATTGATAGCATTTTTACGGAGAGTAAGTTTCTCCAAGCTGAGTCTTTATTGCAGCTTGTGAAGGCCCTTATCTTGGCTGCAGGCCAACTCCGAAAGGGAACTAGCTACTATGAGGATGAAAGCACTGCAGTCTTCTGCCTGGAGTTGCTGATTGCCATTACACTGAATAACCGAGACAGGATAATGCTTATCTGGCAAGGTGTTTACGAGCACATATCTGATATTGTTCAGTCAACTATTATGCCTTGCACTCTGGTGGAAAAGGCTGTCTTTGGGCTCCTGAAGATATGCCAGCGACTGCTTCCCTACAAGGAAAATCTGACTGACGAACTTCTCAGGTCACTTCACCTGGTTTTAAAACTTGATGCCCGGGTTGCTGATGCTTATTGTGAACACATAACGCAAGAAGTTTTGCGCCTTGTAAAGGCAAATTCAGCTCATATCCGATCCAATGCAGGTTGGCGCACAATTATTTCCTTGCTGTCTATTACAGCTCGGCATCCAGAAGCATCTGATGTCGGGTTTGAGGCTCTAGCATTTATCATGTCTGATGGGACACACCTGTTGCCATCCAATTATGTTCTTTGTGTGGATGCGGCAAGGCAGTTTGCTGAGTCTCGGGTTGGGGAGGTTGATCGTTCTGTATCTGCCCTAGATTTGATGGCAGGTTCTGTTGTTTGTCTTGTCAGCTGGTCTTGTGAGATGAATTCTGTTGGTGAGGAGGCTGCTAAGAAAGTGAATCAAGATATTGGCGAGATGTGGCTGAGGCTGGTGCAAGGATTAAGGAAAGTATGTTTAGATCAGAGAGAAGAAGTGAGGAACCATTCTATTTTAATGCTACAGAGGTCTTTGGCAGGAGTGGATGGGATTCACCTTTCAAATGCCTTGTGGTTGCAGTGTTTCGATCAGGTGATCTTCACATTGCTTGATGATTTACTAGAAATTACGGTGGGGAACTCTCCAAAGGACTACCGGAATATGGAGGGAACGCTTGTTCTAGCCATGAAACTCATGTCAAAAGTGTTCTTACAGTTACTATTGGATCTCTGGCAGTTACCGTCCTTCTGCAAACTATGGCTAGGAGTTCTTAATCGTATGGAGAGATACATGAGCGCAAAATTCAGGGGAAGGCGTAGTGAGAAGATTCATGAATTGATTCCTGAGCTTCTCAAGAACACCTTATTTGTGATGAAGACGACAGGATTACTTGTGCCTAGTGATACCATAGATGGGGATAGTTTTTGGCAGTTGACATGGTTGCATGTGAAGAATATAACCCCTTCTTTGCAATCAGAAGTGTTCCCTCCTCAGGAATTGGAGCAGCTGCAGGCCAAGCAATTAAAGGAAGCAGGAATTCCTGCTCCTGATGGGGCTGTGCTTGTTCAGTCCAGTGAGACCACAGTTTAA
- the LOC115976918 gene encoding pentatricopeptide repeat-containing protein At5g15340, mitochondrial has translation MIWPTHSTLTQHFRSLLRACARHSSLNTGKKIHATIITTGLFNSPNSFLHNALLHLYSACGNPAYARKMFDKIPHSHKDTIDWTTLMVCYARHWVPRDALFLFVEMGREGVGVDDVAMVCMFNVCARLGDVEFGVQGHGCLVKMGLSASVKACNAVMDMYVKCGMLGEARQVFEEMEEQSVVSWTVILDGVVRCEGVGSGRVVFDMMPERNEVAWTIMIVGYVERGFIREGFKLLGEMIFGCGFGLNYVTLCSFLSACAQSGDVVMGRWVHVYALKTMENEMDIMVGTALVDMYAKCGRVNAAYRVFEHMPRRNVVAWNAMLSGLAMHGRGKVVLDIFPRMVEDAKPDELTFMAVLSSCSHSGLVDEGCQYFHELEAVHGITPTIEHYACVVDLLGRAGHFEEAEILIKKMPMPPNEVVLGSLLGSCSVHGKLELGERVLQELVQMDPQNTEYHILLSNMYALVGKRDKADSLRQILKKRGIRKMPGTSSIHVHGQVHQFCAGDKSHPQITDIYIMLDEMIRRLRVAGYVPNAASQVFSGCDSQLGNVDELEEIEQALFSHSEKLAVCFGLISTRAGSPLYIFKNLRICQDCHSVIKMVSDIYNREIVVRDRNRFHCFKHGSCSCFDYW, from the coding sequence ATGATATGGCCAACCCACTCTACCCTCACTCAACACTTCCGTTCCCTTCTTCGAGCCTGTGCTCGACACTCCTCTCTCAACACAGGCAAAAAAATCCACGCCACTATCATCACCACGGGCCTCTTCAACTCCCCAAACTCCTTCCTCCACAACGCCTTACTTCATCTCTACTCAGCCTGTGGCAACCCAGCTTATGCACGCAAAATGTTCGATAAAATTCCCCACTCACACAAAGACACCATAGACTGGACCACTTTAATGGTCTGCTATGCCCGCCATTGGGTACCTAGAGATGCactgtttttgtttgttgaaaTGGGGAGAGAGGGTGTTGGAGTCGATGATGTGGCCATGGTTTGCATGTTCAATGTGTGTGCGCGGTTGGGGGATGTTGAGTTTGGAGTGCAAGGACATGGGTGTTTGGTGAAGATGGGATTGAGTGCTAGTGTGAAGGCCTGCAATGCGGTTATGGATATGTATGTGAAGTGTGGGATGTTGGGTGAGGCGAGGCAGGTGTTTGAAGAGATGGAGGAACAGAGTGTTGTGTCGTGGACAGTGATTCTGGATGGAGTGGTTAGATGTGAAGGTGTGGGGAGTGGGAGGGTGGTGTTTGATATGATGCCGGAGAGGAATGAGGTCGCGTGGACAATAATGATTGTGGGTTATGTGGAGAGGGGGTTTATCAGGGAAGGGTTTAAACTTCTTGGTGAGATGATTTTTGGTTGTGGCTTTGGGTTGAATTATGTTACACTTTGTTCGTTTTTATCGGCATGTGCACAGTCAGGAGATGTGGTGATGGGTAGGTGGGTTCATGTGTATGCTTTGAAGACAATGGAAAATGAGATGGATATCATGGTGGGCACGGCTTTGGTGGATATGTACGCGAAATGTGGTAGGGTTAATGCTGCATATAGAGTTTTTGAGCACATGCCACGAAGGAATGTGGTGGCATGGAATGCTATGCTTAGTGGGTTAGCAATGCACGGACGGGGTAAAGTTGTTTTGGATATATTTCCACGTATGGTGGAAGATGCCAAGCCAGACGAATTAACTTTTATGGCTGTGTTAAGTTCCTGCAGCCACTCAGGTCTAGTTGATGAGGGTTGCCAATACTTCCATGAACTTGAAGCTGTGCATGGCATAACACCTACAATAGAACATTATGCTTGTGTGGTCGATCTTCTTGGTCGGGCTGGTCATTTTGAAGAAGCTGAAATCTTAATAAAAAAGATGCCAATGCCTCCGAATGAGGTGGTTCTCGGATCCCTTTTGGGTTCATGTAGTGTCCATGGAAAGCTAGAGCTGGGTGAGCGAGTTCTGCAAGAGCTGGTTCAGATGGATCCCCAGAACACGGAATATCATATTCTGCTTTCAAACATGTATGCCTTGGTGGGAAAGAGAGACAAGGCTGATTCCCTTAGGCAGATTCTAAAGAAAAGGGGTATTAGAAAGATGCCTGGAACGAGTTCAATTCATGTTCATGGCCAAGTTCACCAGTTCTGTGCAGGGGATAAGTCACATCCGCAAATCACGGATATTTACATCATGTTGGATGAGATGATTCGAAGATTGAGAGTGGCTGGTTATGTCCCAAATGCCGCTTCCCAAGTTTTCTCTGGTTGTGACAGTCAGTTGGGTAATGTGGATGAATTGGAGGAGATAGAGCAGGCATTGTTCTCACATAGTGAGAAGCTGGCAGTCTGTTTTGGGCTTATAAGCACAAGAGCTGGTTCACCTCTTTATATTTTCAAGAATCTGCGTATATGCCAAGACTGTCATTCTGTTATTAAGATGGTTTCTGATATATACAATAGAGAAATTGTTGTTAGAGACCGCAATCGTTTTCATTGTTTCAAGCATGGTTCTTGTTCTTGCTTTGATTATTGGTGA
- the LOC115976919 gene encoding vesicle transport v-SNARE 13 — MSEVFEGYERQYCELSANLSRKCTATGALNGEQKKQKVSEIKAGIDEAEALIRKMDLEARSLQPNVKAVLLAKLREYKSDLNNLKTEVKRIVSGNLNAAARDELLESGMADTLTASADQRTRLVTTTERLGKSGDRIKESRRTMLETEELGVSILQDLHSQRQSLLHANNTLHGVDDNVGRSKKLLTNMSRRMSRNKWMIGSIIAVLVIAIALILYFKLK, encoded by the exons ATGAGTGAGGTATTCGAAGGATACGAGCGCCAATACTGCGAGCTCTCGGCGAATCTCTCCAGGAAGTGTACGGCAACTGGTGCTCTTAATGGCG agcaaaagaaacaaaaggttTCTGAGATAAAGGCTGGAATTGATGAAGCAGAAGCTTTG ATTCGGAAAATGGATCTCGAGGCGAGAAGTTTGCAACCTAATGTCAAGGCTGTGCTTCTTGCTAAGTTGAGGGAATATAAATCAGATCTGAACAATCTGAAAACCGAAGTCAAGAGAATTGTATCAGGCAACTTAAATGCTGCAGCCCGAGATGAGTTGTTGGAATCAGGCATGGCAGATACACTCACG GCATCAGCTGATCAGAGAACAAGACTGGTGACAACAACAGAGAGATTAGGCAAATCTGGTGACAGAATTAAGGAAAGTAGAAGAACCATGCTGGAAACAGAGGAGCTTGGTGTTTCAATTCTTCAAGATTTGCATTCTCAGCGACAGTCTCTCCTGCATGCTAATAACACG CTGCACGGAGTGGATGATAACGTAGGAAGGAGCAAGAAACTTTTGACGAACATGTCAAGGAGAATGAGCAGGAACAAGTGGATGATTGGCTCCATAATTGCAGTTCTTGTCATTGCTATTGCCTTGATCTTGTACTTCAAACTTAAATAG